The segment GGGACTGCCAGGCGGCCAGGGTGGGGCGGACGGCTTCCGGGGAGCCTGCGGAGCGCAGGTGGTGCAGGATCTCGGCGGTGCGGGCCAGGCCGTGGCCGCCGCGGCGGAGCTGTTCGGCGAGCAGCAGCTCGCGGACCTGGGCGGGAGGGTAGACGCGGTAGCCGGTGCGGGCGTCCCGGGGCGGGGAGACCAGGCCCGCGCGTTCCCACGCGCGGAGGGTGGCCGGGCGCAGGCCGAGGCGGTGGGCGAGCGGGCCGATGTGGGTGCCGGGAGCGGCGGGCGGGTCGTCGGCGGGGAGGTGGTCGAGGGCGGTGCGGACGGCGTCCAGGGTGCGGCGGTCCTCGGCGAGCCGGGCGTGGCCGTCGTCGACCAGGCGCAGGGCCGCGGGCAGGTCGCCCACGTTGACGGCCTGCATGATCGCGGTGGCGCCCGGGTGGCCGTGCCCCGGCAGCAGGGCGAGGAAGGCGCGCAGCGCCGCCGCGTGGCGCTCGCCGTAGCGCCGGTACCCGTGGGCGGAACGGTCGGCGGGCGGCAGGACGCCCGCCCGCTCGTAGTTGCGCACCGCCTGGGTGGACAGGCCGTGCTCGCGGGCGAGGTCGATCGGGCGGAAGGACATGGGGTTTGAAGGTTTTCTGCTCGATTCCCGGGCCGGGAGCGGAAAAGTTTACACCGTGGCTTCAACGATACGGTGGAAGTCGTGACTCCCCAGCTCAGGGCCGCCGCCCGCCCCTTCTCCGCCGCCGCCCTCACCGACCTCGTCCCCGCCGGCACCCGGCTGCTCGCCCTCGGCGAACCCACCCACGGCGCCGAGGAGTTCCTCGACCTCCGCAACGAGCTCTTCCGCCACCTGGTCACCGCGCACGGCTACCGCTCGATCGCGGTCGAGAGCGACTGCCTGGCCGCCCTCGCCGTCGACGCGTACGTCGGCGGTGCGGCGGGCGAGTTGGACACCGTGGTGCGGGAAGGGTTCGGCCACGGGTTCGGGGAGTACGCCGGGAACCGCGAACTCGTGCGCTGGATGCGGGAGTTCAACGCCGGAGCGGAAGAGGGGGAACGGCTGAGGCTCTACGGGGCGGACGGGCCGCTGGAGATGACCGGGGCCGCCGCACCCGGCCCCGCGCTGATCCGGCTGCACGACTTCCTGGCCGAACGGCTCCCGGCCGAACTGCTGCCCGAACGCGAGGAGTTGCTGCGCCGGTGCGGGCCGGACGACCGCTGGACCGA is part of the Kitasatospora cineracea genome and harbors:
- a CDS encoding MerR family transcriptional regulator; translated protein: MSFRPIDLAREHGLSTQAVRNYERAGVLPPADRSAHGYRRYGERHAAALRAFLALLPGHGHPGATAIMQAVNVGDLPAALRLVDDGHARLAEDRRTLDAVRTALDHLPADDPPAAPGTHIGPLAHRLGLRPATLRAWERAGLVSPPRDARTGYRVYPPAQVRELLLAEQLRRGGHGLARTAEILHHLRSAGSPEAVRPTLAAWQSRLTARGRALLTGAAALHAYLDHPAQPPLQPET